The genomic segment gaattttttttattgggttatcccTGTCTCATGATTCAGATTGTAGGTTTGGATGGTTAACTCAattgactcagtttttttttcattgactcttttttttttttaccaatttcatcatttattattatgtttgattgagaattaaacttcatgatttgttttggtttgttttttattaggttatctcggCCTCATGACCTAGAAACAATGCTTAACGAGTTAACATAGGTTGACTTGActcatttttttgtcatttttttaattaaaattgttataaattttatcattcaacattgggtACAACATGGACGACTGAAAaataagcttcataatttattttgatttgctctaTATggggttatcttagtctcatgaccAAAGTCAtgaatttgataagttaacccAGATTAAATCgggtcatttgtttttttttatatgaggttatctcggtctgATGATCCGAGTCTTAGGTTTAGAAAATTGactcaggttattttttatattctttttttaattgatttctttaaattacatccttcaatattaggttgactGAGGGTTGAAATtcctaatttgttttgttttgattttcataaTGTTATCTAGGTCTTATAACTCGGGTTGcatgtttgacatgttaactcggGTTGTCTTTTTAGGtcatttcttaattgatttatttttcaattttattcttcaatattttattgattgagaattatgctttataatttatttttatttactttttattaggttatcatgatctcataatcCGAGTCGTATATATGACAtattaactcaggttgacttaaatcaatccaatatattatcatcttaatattaaaaaaagatgttattttgaatatttttttaatcaaactatatttttacgaGTTGTTTGAGTTATTTTTGCACACGCAAAGTCAATCGGGTTATATTAAGTCAATTTTTAcacgatttaaatttttttctactagaaaaaaaaattagaaacttcTTGATCCATGATATAACACATGTCAATGGtctaatataaaactatttaagCATTGTAATAGAGTCCAActcagaaatatatatataaaaaaagaaaacaaactcaaataaaaatttaattaaaagtagATTGAACAAAGATTTATTAATCTCCATTGAAAAGCAGATAATAGTTTtgcaattaagataaaataataaatgcttTTTTCCTTAAgttaatctataatatttttttaaagtgttaaaaaaactaatttgcgTGTCTAGTAACGGGGAGACTGTCTAATAATGgggtatgattattttttatttgaaaatatatcaaaataatatttttttaaaaaaattatttttgatattagtacattaaaataatatgaaaacacaaaaaaataatttaaagtaaagaaaaaaataaaaataaaaattaatttaaaaaaaacatttttaaaatgtaaaaacaaaagggCTCATGGTCCAAtcatagaatttcttttttatacaatttaaatccaaaaacaagtCTCAAAATCGctaaaactttattaaaaagtatataattatttacttttatataaataaaaatataaattaaaaacaataaaatactctagaaaatactcatttaattactttaataaaattaaaaacagctAACATACAAGGGATGAATAAAAGCTTTTTAACGTATATAATAGAAGAGCTCATTCCTCGTTAAGTAATTACCACTAAATTATTATACTCTTACATGACGTCTTCCATGCACTTTTCTTTCCCATCAAAACTCTTTTACCTCCCACAACAAAAACACTCCCACTCCTCCAGACACACAATCTGCTGTCTATACGGACAGCATTAGACGTAAGTTGAATTTGTGAGACAACATTGTTGTTATAAAGATGGATACATAGATAGATCTCTCCTTTGTAGTAGTTTAATTATAGTTGAACTTGGAAAgtaaacgtttttttttttttggttgacaCATGACGGCAGGTTTTGTTAGGGTTGAAGTTGTTGAATGGAGTAGGTAACTATCCGGGGCTTCAGTTTTCTTTACAAAGTTATCATCTTTCAGTTATATTTAGCTTGTTCAGTTctttggttgtttttatttttttcctgaagATCTGTTGGTTTCTTTGGAGGTTTTGGGTTTCTTTTGTTCATCGTCTGCTACCAATAGAGATGATGTTGAATTTGTGTTGATACCTGAGTTTGTCTATTTATAATTGCTGGTTTTTTTCGTTGGAAATCTCTTGGAGAGGTGGAGATTGTTTTGTTATGAGTAATGGATCAAGAAACACATGGAAACAAAGGATTTATTAGGAATTTGGGCCAAGTTTATCAGGGAAGGATAGATAATGTCGGTGATTTGAGTGGAAATATGAGCAATTCGGATAATGGGGTTGGGTCAGAGGCTATAACTGTTATAAATTTAGGAGAGAAAGTATCTGCTGTGGTGGAAACTGAGGTTTTGAATTCGAATATCGAGGGGTTAGGATTAATTGAGAGAGTGGCCAATCAGGGAGCTAGTGATGGGAAAAGAATTGGGGAGTCATTGGATGAAGGAACCTCGTCAAATTCAAGTGATAGGGTTAATGAAACTGTACTTGAGACTGTGAATGTGATGAATTCAGGGTTGACTTCAAGTGTCAATGGAGAAAATAAGGATTCGGGATCACAAAATGAGGAGTTGGGGCTCAGAGGTGGGGTAATAAATCAGGAAATACGTGATGTGCTACCAGATGGTGAGGTATTGAATCGAGTTGGGCAAGGAAGCAGTCGGCATTCGAGTAACTCAGTTAGCGAGGTTGTGCTAGAGACTGTTATTGTGATAGATTCTGAAGAGAATGTGGGTATTAATGGAGGAAACCAAAGATTGGAAGCCAAGGAAAATGAGCTGAGGTCCACTAAGGAAACAGTGGATGAGTCCGAGGCAGAG from the Populus nigra chromosome 9, ddPopNigr1.1, whole genome shotgun sequence genome contains:
- the LOC133702831 gene encoding uncharacterized protein LOC133702831 isoform X2; its protein translation is MDQETHGNKGFIRNLGQVYQGRIDNVGDLSGNMSNSDNGVGSEAITVINLGEKVSAVVETEVLNSNIEGLGLIERVANQGASDGKRIGESLDEGTSSNSSDRVNETVLETVNVMNSGLTSSVNGENKDSGSQNEELGLRGGVINQEIRDVLPDGEVLNRVGQGSSRHSSNSVSEVVLETVIVIDSEENVGINGGNQRLEAKENELRSTKETVDESEAEVHLGGKSSRVIDMKCGDGDGTGGGGFKDNCDGEKVCRICHLTSEGLLEATDTTITATATSMDLIQLGCGCKDDLGFAHVNCAEAWFKLKGNRSRVRVRACTSCKSLGQPVFYSFT
- the LOC133702831 gene encoding uncharacterized protein LOC133702831 isoform X1, whose product is MDQETHGNKGFIRNLGQVYQGRIDNVGDLSGNMSNSDNGVGSEAITVINLGEKVSAVVETEVLNSNIEGLGLIERVANQGASDGKRIGESLDEGTSSNSSDRVNETVLETVNVMNSGLTSSVNGENKDSGSQNEELGLRGGVINQEIRDVLPDGEVLNRVGQGSSRHSSNSVSEVVLETVIVIDSEENVGINGGNQRLEAKENELRSTKETVDESEAEVHLGGKSSRVIDMKCGDGDGTGGGGFKDNCDGEKVCRICHLTSEGLLEATDTTITATATSMDLIQLGCGCKDDLGFAHVNCAEAWFKLKGNRICEICGVTAVNITGIGDDRFLERRFISSGGHSSERNGGCLRGQTFCNFLMACLVIAFVLPWFLRVDML